A portion of the Fusobacterium nucleatum genome contains these proteins:
- a CDS encoding V-type ATP synthase subunit C encodes MDRELFIQPSVRIRNFEKKLLTKIQFERLYEADNLQDSIRHLNETVYSEDLAKIDMEENFELALLNSLNKTYSEILSISPIKELVDVLTYKFAFHNIKVVVKEKILQENFEHIYSKVHYEDLDNLRKQFETEKGEKETWYEDTVIQAYKIFEKTKDPEKIEVFIDKKYFEKVLEISKTFELDLIEEYFRTMIDFINIRTFIRCKRQEQEIAVLKEALIQGGYIDTDDILTYFYKEIQDLVNAHKNSKIGKSLFLGLKGYNETGRLLLFEKHMENYLTNLLKERVKRMPYGPEIIFAYVHAKEIEIKNLRIALVGRANGLSADFIKERLRETYV; translated from the coding sequence ATGGATAGAGAATTATTTATTCAACCAAGTGTTAGAATAAGAAACTTTGAAAAAAAGCTCTTAACAAAAATTCAGTTTGAAAGATTATATGAAGCAGATAATTTACAAGATTCAATAAGACACTTAAATGAAACTGTTTATTCAGAAGATTTAGCAAAAATAGATATGGAAGAAAATTTTGAACTAGCTCTTTTAAATTCTTTAAATAAAACTTACAGTGAAATTTTATCTATTAGTCCAATTAAAGAGCTTGTAGATGTTTTAACTTATAAATTTGCCTTTCATAATATAAAGGTTGTTGTAAAAGAAAAAATTTTACAAGAGAATTTTGAGCATATCTATTCAAAAGTTCATTATGAAGATTTAGATAATTTAAGAAAACAGTTTGAAACAGAAAAAGGTGAAAAAGAAACTTGGTATGAAGATACTGTTATTCAAGCATATAAGATTTTTGAAAAAACAAAAGACCCAGAAAAAATAGAGGTTTTTATAGATAAAAAATATTTTGAAAAAGTCTTAGAAATTTCAAAAACATTTGAACTTGATTTGATAGAAGAATATTTTAGAACTATGATAGATTTTATAAATATTAGAACCTTTATTCGTTGTAAAAGACAAGAGCAAGAGATAGCTGTTTTAAAAGAAGCATTAATTCAAGGCGGATATATAGATACAGATGATATTTTAACTTATTTCTATAAAGAAATACAAGATTTGGTTAATGCTCATAAAAATTCCAAAATAGGAAAGAGTTTATTCCTAGGATTAAAAGGTTACAATGAAACTGGAAGATTATTGTTATTTGAAAAACATATGGAAAACTATTTAACTAATCTTTTAAAAGAAAGAGTAAAAAGAATGCCTTATGGACCAGAGATTATTTTTGCTTATGTACATGCAAAAGAAATTGAAATTAAAAATTTAAGAATAGCTTTGGTTGGTAGAGCTAATGGACTTTCAGCAGATTTCATAAAAGAAAGGTTGCGTGAAACTTATGTATAA
- a CDS encoding V-type ATP synthase subunit A, with product MKEGRIIKVSGPLVVAEGMEEANVYDVVEVSENKLIGEIIEMRGDKASIQVYEETTGIGPGDVVVTTGSPLSIELGPGMLEQMFDGIQRPLLKIQEAVGDFLLKGVSVPALDREKKWQFTPTMQVGEEVEPGKVIGTVQETEIVLHKIMVPNGVYGKIIDIKEGEFTVDKTICSIETENGVRELNMIQKWPVRKGRPYLRKLNPEKPLITGQRIIDTFFAVTKGGTAAIPGPFGSGKTVIQHQLAKWADAEVVVYVGCGERGNEMTDVLMEFPEIIDPKTGQSLMKRTVLIANTSNMPVAAREASIYTGITIAEYFRDMGYSVALMADSTSRWAEALREMSGRLEEMPGDEGYPAYLASRIAEFYERAGLVECLGNGEEGALTVIGAVSPPGGDISEPVSQSTLRIAKVFWGLDYALSYRRHFPAINWLNSYSLYQAKMDKYKEEEIDTDFPKFRIEAMALLQEEAKLQEIVRLVGRDSLSELDQLKLEITKSLREDFLQQNAFHEVDTYCSLTKQFKMLKLILSFYDEAQRGIKEGVYLDEILALPAREKITRAKNISEKELDSFDKIEEEIKEVISKLIAEGGKPNA from the coding sequence TTGAAAGAAGGTAGAATTATTAAAGTTTCAGGTCCCTTAGTTGTGGCTGAGGGAATGGAAGAAGCTAATGTATATGATGTTGTAGAAGTTTCAGAGAATAAGCTCATTGGTGAAATCATAGAAATGAGAGGAGACAAAGCCTCTATACAAGTATATGAAGAAACAACAGGGATAGGACCAGGAGATGTGGTTGTTACAACTGGAAGTCCACTTTCCATTGAGCTTGGACCTGGTATGTTAGAACAAATGTTTGATGGTATACAAAGACCTCTTTTAAAAATTCAAGAAGCAGTTGGAGATTTTTTATTAAAAGGTGTTAGTGTGCCAGCACTTGATAGAGAAAAGAAATGGCAATTTACTCCAACTATGCAAGTTGGAGAAGAAGTAGAGCCTGGAAAGGTTATAGGAACTGTACAAGAAACAGAAATTGTATTACATAAAATAATGGTTCCTAATGGAGTTTATGGAAAGATAATAGATATTAAAGAAGGAGAATTTACAGTAGATAAAACTATTTGTTCAATAGAAACAGAAAATGGTGTCAGAGAATTAAATATGATACAAAAATGGCCTGTTAGAAAAGGTAGACCATATTTAAGAAAACTTAATCCTGAAAAACCTTTGATAACAGGACAAAGAATTATAGATACTTTCTTTGCTGTTACTAAAGGAGGAACTGCTGCAATTCCTGGACCATTTGGTTCTGGTAAAACTGTAATACAACACCAACTTGCTAAATGGGCAGATGCAGAAGTGGTTGTTTATGTTGGTTGTGGAGAACGTGGAAATGAAATGACAGATGTACTTATGGAATTTCCAGAAATTATTGACCCTAAGACAGGGCAATCTTTAATGAAAAGAACAGTTCTTATAGCTAATACATCAAATATGCCAGTTGCTGCTCGTGAGGCATCAATTTACACTGGTATAACTATTGCAGAATATTTTAGAGATATGGGATATTCAGTGGCACTTATGGCAGATTCAACAAGTCGTTGGGCAGAAGCACTTCGTGAAATGTCAGGACGTTTGGAAGAAATGCCAGGTGATGAAGGATATCCAGCATATTTAGCAAGTAGAATAGCAGAATTTTATGAAAGAGCAGGGCTTGTTGAATGTCTAGGTAATGGAGAAGAAGGAGCATTAACTGTAATTGGAGCAGTATCTCCACCAGGAGGAGATATTTCAGAGCCAGTTTCTCAATCAACATTGAGAATTGCAAAAGTATTTTGGGGACTTGATTATGCTTTATCTTACAGAAGGCATTTCCCAGCTATAAACTGGTTAAATTCTTATTCACTTTATCAAGCAAAGATGGATAAATATAAGGAAGAAGAAATTGATACAGATTTTCCAAAATTTAGAATAGAGGCTATGGCACTTTTACAAGAAGAAGCTAAATTACAAGAAATTGTAAGGCTTGTTGGTAGAGATTCACTTTCTGAATTGGATCAATTAAAATTAGAAATTACAAAATCTCTTCGTGAAGACTTTTTGCAACAAAATGCCTTTCATGAAGTAGATACTTATTGTTCTTTAACAAAACAATTTAAAATGTTAAAGTTAATTTTATCATTCTATGATGAAGCTCAAAGAGGGATAAAAGAAGGAGTTTATTTAGATGAAATCTTAGCTCTTCCAGCTCGTGAAAAAATAACAAGAGCAAAGAATATAAGTGAAAAAGAGCTAGATAGTTTTGATAAAATAGAAGAAGAAATAAAAGAGGTAATATCAAAATTAATAGCAGAAGGAGGTAAACCTAATGCTTAA
- a CDS encoding V-type ATP synthase subunit K, whose amino-acid sequence MENIMTMFWQNGGVVFGVLGAVIAVLLSGIGSAKGVGIAGQAAAGLIIDEPEKFGKAMVLQLLPGTQGLYGFVIGLLIMFRLTSQMTMPEGLYLLMAGLPVGLVGLKSALYQGQVAVAGINILAKNEAHQTKGIVLAVMVETYAVLAFVMSLLLLNQVQF is encoded by the coding sequence ATGGAAAATATAATGACAATGTTTTGGCAAAATGGTGGAGTAGTATTTGGAGTATTAGGAGCTGTTATTGCAGTTTTATTATCTGGTATTGGTTCTGCAAAAGGTGTTGGGATTGCTGGGCAAGCAGCAGCAGGTTTAATTATTGATGAGCCAGAAAAATTTGGTAAAGCTATGGTACTTCAACTTTTACCAGGAACACAAGGACTTTATGGTTTTGTAATTGGACTTCTTATTATGTTTAGACTTACATCTCAAATGACAATGCCTGAAGGTTTATATTTACTAATGGCTGGACTTCCTGTTGGTCTTGTTGGTTTAAAATCAGCTCTATATCAAGGGCAAGTTGCAGTAGCAGGTATTAATATATTGGCTAAAAATGAAGCTCATCAAACAAAAGGAATAGTTCTTGCAGTAATGGTTGAAACTTATGCAGTACTAGCATTTGTTATGTCTTTACTATTACTAAATCAAGTACAATTTTAA
- the pabB gene encoding aminodeoxychorismate synthase component I, with product MQIEVKKLEKYIDIYDIYDIFRVLMSQDNFKENKLSFLDSSLKNKYGKYSIIGINSYLELKEKDNKFYINDKLSDENFEEYLDRFLKENKQENKYDLPLISGGIAYFSYDYGRKFENIKTRHKKDVDIPEAVIRFYKTYIIEDIEKQEIYISYQDKKDFDNLINILENTKIEEENLIKNNNLANFKSNFEKDEYLKAIKKTIDYIIEGDIYIMNLTQRLMIESKKSPLQVFSYLRKFNPAPFGAYLDFDNFEVVSASPERFIKMKDRLIETRPIKGTRKRGATTEEDLALKNELANSEKDKSELLMIVDLERNDLNRICELKSVVVDELFEVETYSTVFHLVSTIRGKLKEEYSFVDLIKATFPGGSITGAPKIRAMEIIDELENSRRDLYTGSIGYVSFNGDCDLNIVIRTAIHKEGKYYLGVGGGITCESELDFEYEETLQKAKAILEAIC from the coding sequence ATGCAAATAGAAGTTAAAAAACTTGAGAAATATATTGATATTTATGATATTTATGATATTTTTAGAGTATTGATGAGTCAAGATAATTTTAAAGAAAATAAGCTTTCATTTTTAGACTCTTCATTAAAAAATAAATATGGAAAATATTCAATAATAGGGATAAATTCTTATTTAGAATTAAAAGAAAAAGATAATAAATTCTATATAAATGATAAGTTAAGTGATGAAAATTTTGAAGAATATTTAGATAGATTTTTAAAGGAAAATAAACAAGAAAATAAATATGATTTACCTTTAATTTCAGGAGGAATAGCATATTTTTCTTATGACTATGGAAGAAAATTTGAAAATATAAAGACAAGACATAAGAAAGATGTGGATATTCCAGAAGCAGTTATCAGATTTTACAAAACTTATATAATTGAAGATATTGAAAAGCAAGAAATATACATAAGTTACCAAGATAAAAAAGATTTTGATAATTTAATAAATATTTTAGAAAATACTAAAATAGAAGAAGAAAATTTAATAAAAAATAATAATCTTGCAAACTTTAAATCTAATTTTGAAAAAGATGAGTATTTAAAAGCTATCAAAAAGACTATTGACTATATCATTGAGGGAGATATTTACATAATGAACTTAACTCAAAGACTTATGATAGAAAGTAAAAAATCTCCTTTACAAGTATTTTCATATTTAAGGAAATTTAATCCAGCACCTTTTGGAGCATATTTAGATTTTGATAATTTTGAAGTTGTAAGTGCCTCACCTGAAAGATTTATCAAAATGAAAGATAGACTTATAGAAACAAGACCTATTAAGGGGACAAGAAAAAGAGGAGCAACAACAGAAGAAGATTTAGCTTTAAAGAATGAGTTAGCAAACTCTGAAAAAGATAAAAGTGAGCTTTTAATGATAGTTGACTTGGAAAGAAATGATTTAAATCGTATTTGTGAGTTAAAATCAGTAGTTGTGGATGAGCTTTTTGAAGTGGAAACTTATTCAACAGTTTTTCATTTAGTTTCAACAATAAGAGGGAAATTGAAAGAAGAATATAGTTTTGTAGATTTGATAAAAGCTACTTTTCCAGGAGGTTCAATTACAGGAGCACCTAAGATAAGAGCAATGGAAATAATAGATGAATTAGAAAATTCAAGAAGAGATTTATACACAGGTTCAATAGGTTATGTTTCATTTAATGGAGATTGTGATTTGAATATTGTTATAAGAACTGCAATTCATAAAGAAGGTAAGTATTATCTTGGTGTAGGTGGAGGAATTACCTGTGAATCTGAGTTAGATTTTGAATATGAAGAAACTTTACA
- a CDS encoding anthranilate synthase component II: MFLMIDNYDSFVYNLVSYFLEENIEMKIIRNDLVDLKYIENLIEKGKLEGIIISPGPKSPKDCGLCNEIVKQFYKKVAIFGVCLGHQIIGHVFGAEVKKGKSPVHGKVHKIRNSGENIFKSLPKEFNVTRYHSLVVEKEKLLNDFNIEAETDDGVLMALSNKNYPLYSVQFHPEAVLTEYGHEMIRNFLDLAKEWRDKNANRS; this comes from the coding sequence ATGTTTCTTATGATAGATAACTATGACTCATTTGTATATAATCTTGTGAGTTATTTTTTAGAAGAAAATATAGAAATGAAAATTATTCGTAATGATTTAGTTGATTTGAAGTATATTGAAAATTTAATAGAAAAAGGTAAATTAGAAGGAATAATAATTTCTCCAGGACCAAAAAGTCCAAAAGATTGTGGACTTTGTAATGAAATAGTCAAACAATTTTATAAGAAAGTAGCAATATTTGGGGTGTGTTTAGGACATCAAATAATAGGGCATGTTTTTGGTGCAGAAGTAAAAAAAGGAAAAAGTCCAGTTCATGGAAAAGTCCATAAGATAAGAAATAGTGGAGAAAACATTTTTAAAAGTCTTCCAAAAGAATTCAATGTAACAAGATATCACTCTTTGGTTGTAGAAAAAGAAAAACTACTTAATGATTTTAATATTGAAGCTGAAACAGATGATGGAGTACTTATGGCTCTTTCAAATAAGAATTATCCTTTATATAGTGTACAATTTCACCCAGAAGCAGTTTTAACAGAATATGGACATGAAATGATTAGAAATTTTTTGGATTTAGCTAAGGAATGGAGAGATAAAAATGCAAATAGAAGTTAA
- a CDS encoding V-type ATP synthase subunit D, producing MAKLKVNPTRMALSELKKRLVTARRGHKLLKDKQDELMRQFINLIKENKKLRVEVEKELSDSFKSFLLASATMSPLFLESAISFPKEKIAVEMKLKNIMSVNVPEMKFVKEEMEGSIFPYGFVQTSAELDDTVIKLQKVLDNLLSLAEIEKSCQLMADEIEKTRRRVNALEYSTIPNLEETVKDIRMKLDENERATITRLMKVKQMLQKDA from the coding sequence ATGGCTAAGCTAAAAGTAAATCCTACTAGAATGGCTCTTTCTGAATTGAAAAAAAGACTTGTAACAGCAAGAAGAGGACATAAACTTTTAAAAGATAAGCAAGATGAATTGATGAGACAGTTTATAAATCTTATTAAAGAAAATAAAAAACTTCGTGTGGAAGTAGAAAAAGAGCTTTCAGACTCTTTTAAGTCTTTTCTTCTTGCCAGTGCTACTATGAGTCCATTATTTTTGGAAAGTGCTATATCATTTCCAAAAGAAAAAATAGCAGTAGAAATGAAATTAAAAAATATAATGAGTGTTAATGTTCCTGAAATGAAGTTTGTTAAAGAAGAAATGGAAGGAAGTATTTTTCCTTATGGCTTTGTTCAAACTTCAGCAGAATTAGATGACACTGTTATAAAATTACAAAAAGTCTTGGATAATCTTTTATCTCTTGCAGAGATTGAAAAATCTTGTCAACTTATGGCAGATGAAATTGAAAAGACAAGAAGAAGAGTTAATGCTCTTGAATATAGTACAATTCCTAATCTTGAAGAAACAGTAAAAGATATTAGAATGAAGCTAGATGAAAATGAAAGAGCAACTATAACAAGACTTATGAAAGTAAAACAAATGTTACAAAAGGATGCTTAA
- a CDS encoding V-type ATP synthase subunit B, with product MLKEYKSVQEVVGPLMIVEGVEGIKYEELVEIQTQTGEKRRGRVLEIDGDRAMIQLFEGSAGINLKDTTVRFLGKPLELGVSEDMIGRIFDGLGNPIDKGPKIIPEKRVDINGSPINPVSRDYPSEFIQTGISTIDGLNTLVRGQKLPIFSGSGLPHNNVAAQIARQAKVLGDDAKFAVVFAAMGITFEEAQFFIDDFTKTGAIDRAVLFINLANDPAIERISTPRMALTCAEYLAFEKGMHVLVILTDLTNYAEALREVSAARKEVPGRRGYPGYLYTDLSQIYERAGKIKGKPGSITQIPILTMPEDDITHPIPDLTGYITEGQIILSRELYKSGIQPPIFVIPSLSRLKDKGIGRGKTREDHADTMNQIYAGYASGREARELAVILGDTALSDADKAFAKFAENFDKEYVNQGYETNRSILETLDLGWKLLKVIPHAELKRIRTEYIDKYLADKD from the coding sequence ATGCTTAAAGAATACAAATCAGTACAAGAAGTAGTAGGACCTTTGATGATAGTTGAAGGGGTAGAAGGAATTAAATATGAAGAACTTGTAGAGATTCAAACTCAAACTGGAGAAAAAAGACGTGGACGTGTTCTTGAAATAGATGGAGATAGAGCAATGATACAACTTTTTGAAGGCTCTGCTGGGATAAATCTTAAAGATACAACAGTTAGATTTTTAGGAAAACCACTTGAATTAGGAGTTTCTGAAGATATGATAGGTCGTATTTTTGATGGATTAGGAAATCCTATTGATAAGGGACCAAAAATTATTCCTGAAAAAAGAGTAGATATAAATGGTTCTCCAATAAATCCTGTTTCAAGAGATTATCCATCAGAATTTATCCAAACAGGAATTTCAACTATTGATGGTCTTAATACCCTAGTTAGAGGACAAAAATTACCAATTTTCTCTGGTTCAGGACTTCCTCATAATAATGTTGCTGCACAGATAGCAAGACAAGCCAAGGTGCTTGGAGATGATGCAAAGTTTGCTGTTGTATTTGCTGCAATGGGAATTACTTTTGAAGAAGCACAATTTTTTATAGATGACTTTACTAAGACAGGAGCTATTGATAGGGCAGTTTTATTTATAAATCTTGCCAATGACCCTGCTATTGAAAGAATTTCAACTCCAAGAATGGCACTTACTTGTGCAGAATACCTTGCTTTTGAAAAGGGAATGCATGTTTTAGTTATTCTAACTGACTTAACTAACTATGCAGAGGCTCTTCGTGAAGTTTCAGCAGCCAGAAAAGAAGTTCCAGGAAGAAGAGGATATCCAGGATATCTATATACTGACCTTTCACAAATTTATGAAAGAGCAGGAAAAATTAAAGGAAAACCTGGTTCAATTACACAAATTCCAATTTTAACTATGCCAGAAGATGATATAACTCACCCAATTCCTGACCTTACAGGATATATCACAGAAGGGCAAATAATTCTTTCAAGAGAACTATATAAAAGTGGTATTCAACCACCTATATTTGTAATTCCTTCTCTATCAAGATTGAAAGATAAAGGAATAGGTAGAGGAAAAACAAGAGAAGACCATGCTGATACAATGAACCAAATTTATGCAGGATATGCTTCAGGTAGAGAAGCAAGAGAACTTGCAGTAATTCTTGGAGATACTGCTTTATCTGATGCAGATAAAGCCTTTGCTAAATTTGCAGAAAATTTTGATAAAGAGTATGTAAATCAAGGATATGAAACAAATAGAAGTATACTAGAAACGTTGGATTTAGGTTGGAAACTTTTAAAAGTTATTCCTCATGCAGAATTAAAGAGAATAAGAACTGAATACATAGATAAATATTTAGCAGATAAAGACTAG
- the hisR gene encoding histidine racemase, whose protein sequence is MDRKVQVLDFIKINPAGNITILIDNFDIYDKNIPKLSEEIMKETNLYAEQVGFIKDSHLQMMGGEFCGNASRAFASLLAFRDKDFSKQKNYNITCSGESKVLDVDVRNDGAKNKFLAKIKMPKFLSLEEINVDEYKLGLVRFSGINHFIFNIKENKETSFENIIDLVKKYLSNEEYSAFGIMFFDSDNLSMKPYVYVKEVGSGVYENSCASGTTALGYYLKKCKNLDRAKIVQPNGWLEYIIENDEMYIDGPVEIIAEGKIYIGK, encoded by the coding sequence ATGGATAGAAAAGTGCAAGTTTTAGATTTTATAAAAATTAATCCTGCTGGAAACATTACAATACTTATAGATAATTTTGATATTTATGATAAAAATATTCCAAAATTATCAGAAGAAATTATGAAAGAAACAAATCTCTATGCAGAACAAGTTGGCTTTATTAAAGATAGTCATCTTCAAATGATGGGTGGAGAATTTTGTGGAAATGCAAGTAGGGCTTTTGCAAGTCTTTTAGCTTTTAGAGATAAAGACTTTTCTAAACAAAAAAATTATAATATAACTTGTTCAGGTGAAAGTAAAGTTTTAGATGTAGATGTAAGAAATGATGGAGCGAAAAATAAATTTTTAGCTAAAATTAAAATGCCTAAATTTTTAAGTCTTGAAGAAATTAATGTAGATGAATATAAATTAGGATTAGTTAGATTTTCTGGAATAAATCATTTTATTTTCAATATTAAGGAAAATAAAGAAACTAGTTTTGAAAATATTATAGATTTGGTTAAAAAATATTTATCCAATGAAGAATATTCTGCTTTTGGAATAATGTTCTTTGATAGTGATAACTTATCTATGAAACCTTATGTCTATGTAAAAGAAGTTGGAAGTGGAGTATATGAAAATAGTTGTGCCTCTGGAACAACTGCATTAGGATACTATTTAAAGAAATGTAAAAACTTAGATAGAGCTAAGATTGTTCAACCTAATGGTTGGTTAGAATATATTATTGAAAATGATGAAATGTATATAGATGGACCTGTTGAAATTATTGCAGAAGGAAAGATATATATAGGAAAATAG
- a CDS encoding V-type ATP synthase subunit F encodes MYKIAVIGDKDSVLAFKILGVDVFITLDAQEARKTIDRIAKENYGIIFVTEQLAKDIPETIKRYNSEIIPAVILIPSNKGSLNIGLTNIDKNVEKAIGSKIM; translated from the coding sequence ATGTATAAGATAGCGGTAATAGGAGATAAAGACTCTGTATTAGCTTTTAAAATTCTTGGTGTAGATGTTTTTATAACATTAGATGCACAGGAAGCTAGAAAAACTATTGATAGAATAGCGAAAGAAAATTATGGAATTATATTTGTTACAGAGCAACTAGCAAAAGATATTCCAGAAACTATAAAAAGATATAATAGTGAGATTATTCCTGCTGTTATACTGATACCAAGCAATAAAGGAAGTTTAAATATAGGTTTGACAAATATAGATAAGAATGTAGAAAAGGCTATTGGTTCAAAAATAATGTAG
- a CDS encoding V-type ATP synthase subunit E: protein MSSLDNLVAEILQQAEKEANRILVKVKAENLEFTENENKKIQKEIENIQWKTNEEAISLKERIISNANLKSRDMVLQAKEELVDKVLKMTLERLKNLDSDSYLDFVENALKTLNISKNAEIILTKKMKDVLGKEIFGYKVSDDIVESGCNIKDGNVIYNNEFSSLLEFNKEDLEREILKKIFG from the coding sequence ATGTCCAGTTTAGATAATCTTGTTGCAGAAATTTTGCAACAGGCAGAAAAAGAAGCGAATAGAATATTAGTAAAAGTAAAGGCTGAAAATTTAGAATTTACTGAAAATGAAAATAAAAAAATTCAAAAGGAAATAGAAAATATACAATGGAAAACAAACGAGGAGGCTATATCTCTAAAAGAAAGAATTATATCTAATGCAAATTTAAAATCAAGAGATATGGTACTTCAAGCAAAGGAAGAATTGGTTGATAAGGTATTAAAAATGACTTTAGAGAGGCTTAAAAATCTTGATTCAGATAGCTATTTAGATTTTGTTGAGAATGCTTTAAAAACTCTAAATATTTCAAAAAATGCAGAAATAATATTGACTAAGAAAATGAAGGATGTACTTGGAAAAGAAATATTTGGTTATAAAGTTTCAGATGATATTGTTGAATCAGGCTGTAATATAAAAGATGGAAATGTCATATATAATAATGAATTTTCTAGTCTTTTAGAATTTAATAAGGAAGATTTAGAAAGAGAAATTTTAAAGAAAATTTTTGGATAG